The genome window GCGTTGCGGATGCCCGCGTCCACCGCGCGATACTGGCCGGTTGCCGCGATCTTCGCGCCCTCGGCCTGACGAAGCTGAGCTTCGAGGGTCGACGAATCGAGCCGCGCGATCACGCGCCCGGCCTCGACCGTGTCGCCCTCGTTTGCGCCGAGTTCCAGCACGCGCCCTGCGACCTCGGCGGCGACGGTGACCTCGACCGCCTCGACCGTGCCCGAGAGCGGTTCCGGCTTGCCGTTTTTGCCCTTGCGCAACTCGTACGACCCGTAGGCGATGACGGCGAGAATGACGATGAGGGGAATGAATCGCTTTTTCATGACGGCCTCCGCTCAGGGAATCAGCCGGCCCGCGGCGGCCAGCAATCGGGTTTTGGCAATCTGATGATCGTAGAGCGCCTGAATGTGCCGGGTGCGCGCGCCGGTGAGCGCGAGCTGCGCGTCCAGCACCTCGAGGTTCGTCATCGCGCCCTGGCGATAGGCGTTTTCGGCCATCGCGTAGGTCTCTTGGGCGCGATGCACGTTTTCGGCGGTCTCGGCGACGCGCGGCCCGGTCTCGGTGAGGTCGAGCAGCGAGCGCCGGATCGCGAGATCGATTTTTTCGCGCGCGGCGTTCGCTTCCAGATTCATGCGCCGCGCGTCGGACAGTGACTGCCGCCTCGCGCCCAGCGCCTGCAGGCCGTCGAAGACGGGGATCTCAAGGCCGACGCCCAGCGACCACCAGTCCTTCCAGTCGTTCTCGAAGTACCAGGGCTTTTGATACGTATAGCTGCCCGTGGCGAAGATTTTGGGCAGCGCCATCGCGGTGGATGCCCACGCCTTGCGCTCGTTCGCCTCGGCCCCGGCCGCGAGCGCGGCGAGTTCGTGCCGCTCGCGCATCGCCTCGTCGCGGGCCTCGACATAGCCGAGCGCGGGCACGTCGGGGGTGAGTGCGCCGACGGCGTCGATCGGCGCGTCGAGGTCGAGCCCGATCAGGGATTTCAGACCGGTCTTCGCGATCAGAACCTGATTCTCGGCTTTCTTCACCTCGGGACGCAGATTCGCGACCTCGACCTCGCTGCGCAGAACCTCGAATCGGCTCGCCGCGCCGTGCGTCGCACGGGTTTGAACATCGGTCAGATGCGCCTCGGCGACACGCAGGGATTCGCGCTGCGCCGCAAGGACATCCTGAGCGAAAATCACGGCCCAGAACGCCTCGGCCACCTGCCGCGCGATGTCCTCCTCGCGGGCGCTCACCGTCTCGATCGCGGCACGCTCGCCCGCCTTCGCGGCGCGGATGCCCGCGAGCGCCCCACCCGACGTGAACAGCACCTGCGTGGCCTTGGCCTGGGCCTGATAGTTGTCTTCGTCGCCCATCTTCGTCTCGACCTTTTCAAACGTGACCGTGGGCAGACCGAGGGGAGTCGTCGGCATTTCGACGTTCGGCTTCTTCGACTCGATCACCGGCACTTCGGAAAGCCGCTGGTAACCCGCCCCGAGCGTGACGTGCGGCAACACCGACGCACGTGCCTGCGTGACGGCTTCATGCGCGGCGACGGGCTGTTCGCGCGCGGCGGCGAGGTCCTTGTTTTGGGCGAGAGCGTGGTCGATCGCCTGTTGCAGCGTGAACGACTCGGCCATCGCGGGCGACGCCATGAACACCACGAGGACGATCGCGACGGCCCGCCGGGGAACGTGCGTCATGACTTCACCTCCGGGGGATCGGGCCGAACTTCGATGCCGAAGCGGACCACGGTGAAGAGCGTCGAGATCAACGACTCGAACGAGATTTCATTTTCGTAGAGGATTTTCGGATCGGCGACGCGCGTGATGACGAGGAAAAGGATGCGCGACCAGACCCGCGCGTCGATGTCCGTGCGGAACACGCCGGCCGCCTGTCCTTCGGAAAAAATCCGCAGCATGTTGGGGATGATGTACGCCTTGCGAAACTCGTCGATCTCGTTCCACAGGTCGGGGATGAGCGCCTGCATGTCGGCGACGAAGATCGTGGAGATGCGCTTGGCGACGACGTTCAACACCGTGTCCATCATGCCGTGCAGCCGCGCGTGAGGCGGGTCGTCCGACGCGAGCACGCCGACCACACGTGGGACGATCTCGCGGAAGTTGTCGGCCACGATGGCGTGGACGAGGTCGGACTTGTCGCGGAAGTGTTTGTAGAAGGTCTTCTTCGAGATGCGCAGTTGGTGGCACAGGTCCTCGACGGGGACCCGGGCGAATCCGTCGGCGAGAAACCGTGCCTTGGCCCCGGCGATGATTCGATCGCGGACCTTGTCGGGCGACGCCGCCATGTAGGGGGCGAGTCGTTCGATGATCTGTGGGGTATCGATCACGGTTCCTCCTAGAGAAACGATTTACGTATCAACCGTTTCCATCGTGCCACAGCTTTTCCCGGGCGTCAATCGAAAAATGCACATCGTGAGAATCGTCACGAATTTCCAATGCGAATGCGTCGTTTCGCGGTGCTTTATCCGCCGGGCTAAACCGGCTAATGTCGCGCGCCGCAAAGGCTTTTTGGGCGAGGGGATCGATGGCGAAACGGATATTTTGGCGTGCGATGGCGATCGCGATCGTGGTTTCGGCCTCGACGTTGGCGTGCGGGAAGGCATGGGTCGGGCTCGGGTTTCCCCTACCCGGCGAGGCCGACAGCCTCAGTGTGCCGGGCATTTCGGACGACGTCTCGATCGACTTCGACCACCTCTACATCCCGCACGTGCAGGCCGCGACCGACGCCGACGCCTACTTCGGCATCGGCTACGCCATGGCGAGCCAGCGCCTGTTTCAGATGGATCTGCTGCGCCACCTCGCGCGCGGCGACGCGGCGCGCATCGCCAAACTGAAGGTGCGCGTCCGGCAGTTCGGCAAGGGCGAAAAGATCGATTTTCGGGAGGTCGGCGCGTTCATGAAGCTGCTCGACTTCGAGGGGATCGGCGATCGGCTGATCGAGGGCCTGTCGCCCGAGCGCCGCGCGCTGCTGCAAAGCTATGCGGACGGCGTGAATGCATTCGTGCGCGCGAACGAAAAAGAGCTGTCGATGCCCTACTCGCTGCCGCTCGGTCTGGGCCGCGACTTCGCGCCGTGGTCTCCCGGCGATTCGGGCGCGATCATGGCCATGATGGCCTTCACGCTCTCGAAAAACATCGACGAGGAAACGGCGGGGCTGTTCATGCTGCGCGAAGGCGTTTCCATCCCCAAGATGCTCACACTGCTCGCGCCCGACTACGACCTCGATCCCAAGGACTACGCGTACCTGGAACGCCTCGCGCCTAAACTGCGCGACCTCGAATTCATGCCCGGCTACGAGATGTTTCGCTTGTTCGTGCAGGGCGAGCTGCACGTGTCGCCCGACACGGCGGGCAGCAACAACTGGGTGGTCGCTCCGTCGAGGAGCCGCACGGGAAACGCCTTGCTCGCCAACGACCCGCACCTGGGCCGCATGATGCCGGGCTACTGGTGGCTCGGCCACGTCCGCTCGCCCGGCTACGACGTCGCGGGCGCGTTCATCCCCGGCGTACCCAACGTCATCATCGGCCACAACGGCCACGCGGCCTGGGGCATGACGATGGTGAAGGGCGACAACATGGACCTCGCCGTCGAGGAGATCGACCCCGTCGCGCTCACCTACCGCGTCGGCGACGAATGGCGTCCGCTCGGCGATACGAGCTTCGCGGTGTCGGGCAAGAAACGCAAATTCCCCAAGTCGTTCTACACGACCGACTTCGGTCCGATCATCACCACCGTGACGCCCACGACGCGCACCGCGATTTCGGTGCGCTGGGCGTCGTGGTTTTCCGACCAGTCCTTCGAGGCGTCGTTCGATCTCATGACCGCGCGCTCGGTGTACGAAGTCGAGGCGGCGGCAAAGCGCATCGGCCTCGTCACGCTCAACCTCGTCGCGGCGGATTCACGCGGCAACATCGGCTGGTTCGTCACGGGTGACTACCCGCGCCGCGTGGGATATTCGGGCTTCATGCCCAAGGATGGTACGGACCCCGGGCAACAGTGGGACGGCTTTGTCGGCTTCCACGAGCGCGCCGGCGCCGTCAATCCCGAGCGCGGCTTCATCGCCACCGCCAACCACCGGCCCGATTCGCCGTACGCCGACGCGATTTCGCACTCCTACGCGTCATCGCACCGCGTCGACCGCATCACCGAAATGCTGGATTCGAATCCGAAGCACGGCATCGACGATCTGCGCGCGCAGCAGGCCGACGTGAAGACGCGCCAGGCCGCGCTGATCCTGCCCATCGTCATCGCGGCGGGAAACGGCGACGCCGATCTCGCGAACTATGTGGATGAACTGCGTTCGTGGAATCATCAGCTCTCGGTCGGATCGCACGGCGGGCTGTACTATCAGGTCTTCGTCGCGAACTTCGTGCTCCATGCGATCCGCGATCTTTCGCCCGAGTCGCGCGAGGCGTTTTTGTCCTCCGTGCAATTCAACCAGCAGACCGTCGAGGCCATTCCCCGCGAACGCACCGGGCTCTGGTCGAACGCCGCCGAGCGGGCCGAGTTTATTCGCGCGGCGATGCGCGCGGCCAAGGCGGAACTTGAAGAGAAGTTTCCAAAGACCCTCGCCAAGGCCACATGGGGCGACCTGCACCAGCTCTATCTCAAACATCCGCTCTCGAAAGCGCCGTTCGTCGGCAAGAAGTACCGCATGGAAACGCTGCCGTATCCCGGCGACGCGCAGACGGTGAACGCCGGCGGCTACCGGCCCGGCATGACTTACGACACGCAGTACTACTCGGCGCTGCGTTTCCTCATCGACATGGGCGATCCCGGCGCGGCGCGCGTGTCGTTCCCCGGCGGGCAGTCGGAAAACGCGAATCATCCCGCGTATTCCAACATGTTCGACGCGTGGTACGAGGTGCAGGACTACCAACTTCTTTTCGACGCCGACGATCTCGCCGCGGCGACGATGGCCGCGCGCATCCGGCTCGAACCGGGGAATTGAGGAGGATGGATTAGGGCGGGCTGACTTTTCGCGGTGCGAAGCACCCGGTGAAAAACATCCCGCGAGACTATCCAAGGTCCCGCTTGGCTTCCTTGATCTCCGCATCGCGGAGCTTTTTCAAACTCTTCGCATCGATGTCGACGGTTCCGAGCATCGCGCGAAGCTGTTCGATTTTCTTGCGCCGGTCTTGCCCTTTCGACGCGTCACTGACGCTGGTCATTTT of Deltaproteobacteria bacterium contains these proteins:
- a CDS encoding TolC family protein, whose product is MTHVPRRAVAIVLVVFMASPAMAESFTLQQAIDHALAQNKDLAAAREQPVAAHEAVTQARASVLPHVTLGAGYQRLSEVPVIESKKPNVEMPTTPLGLPTVTFEKVETKMGDEDNYQAQAKATQVLFTSGGALAGIRAAKAGERAAIETVSAREEDIARQVAEAFWAVIFAQDVLAAQRESLRVAEAHLTDVQTRATHGAASRFEVLRSEVEVANLRPEVKKAENQVLIAKTGLKSLIGLDLDAPIDAVGALTPDVPALGYVEARDEAMRERHELAALAAGAEANERKAWASTAMALPKIFATGSYTYQKPWYFENDWKDWWSLGVGLEIPVFDGLQALGARRQSLSDARRMNLEANAAREKIDLAIRRSLLDLTETGPRVAETAENVHRAQETYAMAENAYRQGAMTNLEVLDAQLALTGARTRHIQALYDHQIAKTRLLAAAGRLIP
- a CDS encoding penicillin acylase family protein; this translates as MPGISDDVSIDFDHLYIPHVQAATDADAYFGIGYAMASQRLFQMDLLRHLARGDAARIAKLKVRVRQFGKGEKIDFREVGAFMKLLDFEGIGDRLIEGLSPERRALLQSYADGVNAFVRANEKELSMPYSLPLGLGRDFAPWSPGDSGAIMAMMAFTLSKNIDEETAGLFMLREGVSIPKMLTLLAPDYDLDPKDYAYLERLAPKLRDLEFMPGYEMFRLFVQGELHVSPDTAGSNNWVVAPSRSRTGNALLANDPHLGRMMPGYWWLGHVRSPGYDVAGAFIPGVPNVIIGHNGHAAWGMTMVKGDNMDLAVEEIDPVALTYRVGDEWRPLGDTSFAVSGKKRKFPKSFYTTDFGPIITTVTPTTRTAISVRWASWFSDQSFEASFDLMTARSVYEVEAAAKRIGLVTLNLVAADSRGNIGWFVTGDYPRRVGYSGFMPKDGTDPGQQWDGFVGFHERAGAVNPERGFIATANHRPDSPYADAISHSYASSHRVDRITEMLDSNPKHGIDDLRAQQADVKTRQAALILPIVIAAGNGDADLANYVDELRSWNHQLSVGSHGGLYYQVFVANFVLHAIRDLSPESREAFLSSVQFNQQTVEAIPRERTGLWSNAAERAEFIRAAMRAAKAELEEKFPKTLAKATWGDLHQLYLKHPLSKAPFVGKKYRMETLPYPGDAQTVNAGGYRPGMTYDTQYYSALRFLIDMGDPGAARVSFPGGQSENANHPAYSNMFDAWYEVQDYQLLFDADDLAAATMAARIRLEPGN
- a CDS encoding TetR/AcrR family transcriptional regulator; amino-acid sequence: MIDTPQIIERLAPYMAASPDKVRDRIIAGAKARFLADGFARVPVEDLCHQLRISKKTFYKHFRDKSDLVHAIVADNFREIVPRVVGVLASDDPPHARLHGMMDTVLNVVAKRISTIFVADMQALIPDLWNEIDEFRKAYIIPNMLRIFSEGQAAGVFRTDIDARVWSRILFLVITRVADPKILYENEISFESLISTLFTVVRFGIEVRPDPPEVKS